A window from Deltaproteobacteria bacterium encodes these proteins:
- a CDS encoding tetratricopeptide repeat protein: protein MKLMPAKTAIFITACAIFLFSASISPAADVDILIFQGADYHYRGNLDEALTSFQAAVKLEPRNEYAHNQLGIIYAKKERFNDAFQEFSIVAKIDQNNTFALMWLGILNLQKNNLDKGFENFQKIIQVDPSHADAYYYLGAIYNIRHNPAKAIEYLKKSRDADSGEADTHFRLGKAFRQVDMVKNAQLEYGRVLELNTSYNAARNELGWLYYNAGDFAKAFAEWQQSLKINPRDSDAIFSLARGCNELAWKAYKEGRQQDASSYWKKVLAVDPENKAAKYYLGKKTK, encoded by the coding sequence ATGAAATTGATGCCTGCAAAGACGGCAATCTTCATAACGGCATGCGCCATTTTTCTCTTTTCTGCCAGCATCTCGCCGGCAGCCGATGTTGACATCCTGATTTTCCAGGGCGCCGATTATCATTACCGCGGGAACCTGGATGAAGCACTGACTTCGTTTCAGGCGGCTGTGAAGCTGGAGCCCCGCAATGAGTACGCCCATAATCAATTGGGGATTATCTACGCTAAGAAGGAGCGGTTCAACGATGCCTTTCAGGAATTTTCCATTGTTGCCAAAATAGATCAGAATAACACCTTTGCGCTGATGTGGCTGGGCATCCTGAATTTGCAGAAGAATAATCTGGACAAGGGTTTCGAGAACTTTCAAAAAATCATCCAGGTTGATCCCTCCCACGCCGATGCCTATTATTATTTGGGGGCCATCTATAACATCCGGCACAACCCGGCCAAGGCCATTGAGTATCTGAAAAAATCCCGTGATGCCGATTCCGGTGAGGCGGACACCCACTTCCGGCTGGGGAAAGCCTTCCGGCAGGTGGATATGGTCAAAAATGCGCAATTAGAATACGGGCGGGTCCTCGAATTAAACACATCCTATAACGCCGCCAGAAACGAACTGGGGTGGCTTTACTACAATGCCGGAGACTTTGCGAAGGCTTTTGCGGAATGGCAGCAGAGTCTGAAGATCAATCCCCGTGACAGTGACGCCATCTTCAGTCTGGCCCGCGGCTGTAATGAACTGGCCTGGAAGGCTTACAAAGAGGGAAGGCAGCAAGATGCTTCGTCATACTGGAAAAAAGTACTGGCCGTAGATCCCGAGAATAAGGCCGCCAAATACTATCTGGGAAAAAAGACCAAATAG